The Ignavibacteria bacterium region GATTGAGTTTTTGTAGGTTGACATTTTAGGTTTTAGGGTTTTGTTTTTTAAAATTTGTTGTTTCAATTTTCAATAAGTTGCTTTTATTTCATTTCTCTTACTTGCTGTTGTAATTCTTGAACTGAAAAATTAGAACTCGGTACATCATGCTGAGATAATAGTTCAGCCATTTCCCAACGTGAGATATCAAGGAGTTCGCTTGCTTTTCCTGAAGTGATTTTTTTTTCGCGGACGAGTTCAAGAACGGAAAGATAAGAGAGTTCTTGCTCTAATTGTCTTTCCGATTCCCAATAAG contains the following coding sequences:
- a CDS encoding UPF0175 family protein, translating into MSKAISIQVPESVLSYWESERQLEQELSYLSVLELVREKKITSGKASELLDISRWEMAELLSQHDVPSSNFSVQELQQQVREMK